From one Triticum aestivum cultivar Chinese Spring chromosome 4B, IWGSC CS RefSeq v2.1, whole genome shotgun sequence genomic stretch:
- the LOC123094639 gene encoding epsin-1, with the protein MLPIRPQRRRCTVPPVRDPRAASRERIFKAGAGAPPYSRLAPLSALRSRSHPILTPPMPTDHGSSSDGGHQAQCRRRGASVDVELRAAMALADMAGAGAGAAADHALPAQHLQHAAAPAAQAAMEHEDEELASTRLSLELGNVGIQSSPCSSSSSGAGQQPPQSSAAVTGYGLSRPRHMLTEAEKEAKRLRRVLANRESARQTILRRQAIRDELARKVADLASQNENMKKEKDMVLEQYLTLKETNKQLKQQVAKTTKKKPSSTPAITPMDIAPPAQSAEATPPQTPPQPSFLYSAPPTSMPVPYVWGSWPPCGPGVYEHGGNPAGMAGHAPTPLCVPPACAWYYPVVAASTDPRGSPPAYVQPFQEPTGSGGTAGEDTDDDPCSLTLAIDAADKKSPAAGPNAYQSSSGVVGAVGLQVALSGREKAATAAEARKRRKELTKLKQMHGGSRHGAGEHW; encoded by the exons ATGCTCCCCATCCGGCCGCAGAGGCGCCGGTGCACGGTACCACCTGTCCGAGACCCTCGCGCCGCCTCCCGGGAGAGGATATTTAAAGCGGGGGCAGGGGCCCCGCCGTACTCTCGCTTGGCACCGCTCTCCGCCTTGCGCTCGAGATCTCATCCGATCCTCACCCCACCCATGCCGACTGATCATGGCAGCAGCAGCGACGGCGGCCACCAGGCGCAATGTCGGCGGAGGGGCGCCAGCGTCGACGTCGAGCTCCGCGCCGCCATGGCGCTGGCCGACATGGCGGGGGCCGGGGCCGGGGCGGCCGCCGACCACGCGCTCCCGGCGCAGCACCTGCAGCACGCCGCCGCCCCAGCAGCTCAG GCGGCGATGGAGCACGAGGACGAGGAGCTGGCGAGCACGAGGCTCAGCCTTGAGCTGGGCAACGTCGGCATCCAGTCCTCCCCATGTTCCAGCAGCTCCAGCGGCGCCGGGCAGCAACCGCCGCAGTCGTCCGCGGCCGTGACGGGATACGGCCTCAGCAGACCGCGGCACATGCTCACCGAG gcagagaaggaggcgaaGCGGCTGCGGCGCGTGCTCGCGAACCGGGAGTCCGCCCGGCAAACCATCCTTCGCCGCCAG GCGATCCGGGACGAACTGGCGAGAAAAGTCGCGGATTTAGCGTCGCAGAACGAGAACATGAAGAAG GAGAAGGACATGGTGCTGGAACAGTACCTCACGCTCAAGGAGACGAACAAGCAGCTGAAACAACAG GTGGCCAAGACGACCAAGAAGAAGCCGTCGTCTACACCAGCGATCACGCCCATGGACATCGCGCCGCCCGCACAGAGCGCGGAGGCCACCCCGCCGCAGACGCCGCCGCAGCCAAGCTTCCTGTACAGCGCGCCGCCGACGTCCATGCCTGTGCCCTACGTCTGGGGCTCCTGGCCCCCGTGCGGTCCGGGGGTGTACGAGCATGGTGGCAACCCGGCTGGCATGGCGGGACACGCTCCGACGCCGCTCTGCGTCCCGCCGGCCTGCGCGTGGTATTACCCCGTCGTCGCCGCTTCCACCGACCCCCGCGGCTCGCCGCCGGCCTACGTGCAGCCGTTCCAGGAGCCGACAGGCAGTGGCGGGACGGCCGGGGAGGACACCGACGACGACCCTTGCTCGCTGACCCTCGCCATCGACGCTGCCGACAAGAAGAGCCCCGCCGCCGGTCCCAACGCTTACCAAAGTAGCAGCGGCGTGGTGGGGGCAGTGGGGCTGCAGGTCGCGCTTAGCGGCAGAGagaaggcggcgacggcggccgaggcgaggaagaggaggaaggagcTCACCAAGCTGAAGCAAATGCACGGCGGAAGCCGCCATGGCGCTGGCGAGCACTGGTGA